A single genomic interval of Spinacia oleracea cultivar Varoflay chromosome 6, BTI_SOV_V1, whole genome shotgun sequence harbors:
- the LOC110777762 gene encoding eukaryotic translation initiation factor 2 subunit beta, with translation MATEDNIAELKEEIPDIVPFDPTKKKKKKKVVIQDPADESVDKLAEKTENLSVNDGVENSFAGLKKKKKKPVESNLSGDDVPEFGEEKDDFIGEDEEGEGIVLQGERSLYPWEGSDRDYTYEELLGRVFNILRENNPELAGDRRRTVMRPPQVLREGTKKTVFVNFMDLCKTMHRQPEHVMTFLLAEMGTSGSLDGQQRLVVKGRFAPKNFEGILRRYVNEYVICNGCKSSDTILSKENRLFFLRCEQCGSGRSVAPIKAGFVARVGRRNQGS, from the exons ATGGCTACCGAGGATAACATCGCTGAATTGAAAGAAGAAATTCCTGAT atagtaccatttgaccccactaagaagaaaaagaagaagaaggttGTCATTCAAGATCCTGCTGATGAATCTGTGGATAAATTGGCTGAGAAAACAGAGAATTTATCAG TAAACGATGGAGTTGAAAATTCGTTCGCTGgcttgaagaaaaagaagaagaagcct GTCGAAAGTAATCTTTCAGGTGATGATGTTCCTGAGTTTGGGGAAGAGAAGGATG ACTTCATTGGAGAAGATGAAGAGGGGGAGGGGATAGTCTTGCAAGGAGAACGATCGCTATATCCTTGGGAAGGAAGCGACCGAGATTATACATATGAGGAG CTTCTTGGAAGGGTTTTCAACATCCTTCGTGAGAACAACCCAGAACTCGCTGGAGACAGGCGTCGAACAGTTATGAGACCTCCACAAGTGTTGCGTGAAGGCACGAAGAAGACAGTTTTTGTTAACTTCATGGATCTTTGCAAAAC TATGCATAGGCAACCAGAACATGTCATGACCTTTTTACTAGCAGAAATGGGAACAAGTGGATCTCTAGATGGACAGCAGAGACTGGTGGTGAAAGGACGATTTGCTCCAAAGAATTTTGAAGGGATATTGAGGAGATATGTTA ATGAGTATGTTATTTGCAATGGTTGTAAGAGTTCAGACACCATACTGTCAAAGGAAAACCGACTCTTCTTTCTCAGATGTGAACAG TGTGGTTCTGGACGGTCAGTTGCACCGATCAAAGCTGGATTTGTTGCTCGTGTTGGACGAAGGAACCAAGGATCTTGA
- the LOC110777763 gene encoding uncharacterized protein isoform X1 — MGDESELGDKIGTFILPLLKNIEESFDFMISKSRLKIILSGFPNADLLCILLDSGYLKITNVDERKNVLQELRETVWEWYADKVSIVLFKSGDMCSIDGYGIIQCIVDNDPKIDEEYCHRVDELLLEGGSKLFLCLRKLDDLTILLSRFERGYMMTITSIGIDNLFLVIFEKLSPMLADWRFLIDHSQLESQSFLDLQMLCVQENKRRKDMRELIVTSDAIKAGILKFAKYATGEIVIPSDMVDLEELQVVKIDRHLKFALSTDNNKYMISIYDLMKLLSVKQFCTILLLDNTVTDSAAREITSHPQHYISLVKANTCRLVVIRQCEPAKYLNTKANVMLDLGDVCSKLSPNGNQVNTHWKWLDQKTFNDIQITLAYEMRRRHAFDASLMESSPSAH, encoded by the exons ATGGGCGATGAAAGTGAATTAGGAGATAAGATTGGAACATTTATACTTCCACTTCTCAAAAATATTGAAGAAAGTTTCGATTTTATGATCAGCAAAAGTCGGTTGAAGATTATACTATCTGGTTTTCCAAATGCAGACCTTCTATGTATTCTGCTTGATTCAGGATACTTGAAAATCACAAACGTAGACGAGAGGAAAAATGTTTTGCAAGAATTGCGAGAAACGGTGTGGGAGTGGTATGCAGATAAAGTCTCAATAGTCTTGTTCAAAAGTGGTGATATGTGCTCAATTGATGGCTACGGCATTATTCAGTGTATCGTAGATAATGACCCAAAGATTGATGAAGAATACTGTCATAGGGTGGATGAATTACTATTGGAAGGTGGATCAAAACTTTTTTtatgtttaagaaaattggaTGACTTGA CGATATTATTGTCCCGATTTGAACGTGGATACATGATGACAATTACGTCGATTGGGATTGATAACCTATTTCTGGTGATATTCGAGAAGCTTTCTCCTATGCTTGCTGACTGGAGATTTCTAATTGATCATAGTCAATTGGAGTCTCAATCTTTCTTG GATCTACAAATGTTGTGCGTTCAGGAAAATAAAAGACGAAAGGATATGAGAGAATTAATCGTTACCTCAGACGCAATTAAGGCTGGAATTCTCAAGTTCGCCAAATATGCTACTGGTGAAATAGTTATTCCATCAGACATGGTTGATTTGGAGGAATTGCAAGTTGTGAAAATTGATCGCCATTTGAAGTTCGCTTTAAGCACTGACAACAATAAGTATATGATTTCAATATATGATTTGATGAAGCTTTTATCAGTGAAACAGTTTTGTACAATCCTCCTTCTAGATAAT ACTGTAACTGATTCAGCTGCCCGGGAAATCACGAGTCATCCACAACATTACATCTCTCTTGTGAAAGCTAATACATGTCGGCTTGTTGTG ATAAGGCAATGTGAACCTGCAAAATACCTGAACACTAAAGCCAATGTCATG CTTGATTTGGGTGACGTTTGCAGTAAACTATCTCCAAACGGCAACCAGGTCAACACACACTG GAAATGGTTAGATCAAAAGACATTCAATGATATTCAAATCACTTTGGCTTATGAAATGAGGCGTCGTCATGCATTCGATGCATCTTTAATGGAATCTTCCCCTTCTGCTCACTGA
- the LOC110777763 gene encoding uncharacterized protein isoform X2 encodes MGDESELGDKIGTFILPLLKNIEESFDFMISKSRLKIILSGFPNADLLCILLDSGYLKITNVDERKNVLQELRETVWEWYADKVSIVLFKSGDMCSIDGYGIIQCIVDNDPKIDEEYCHRVDELLLEGGSKLFLCLRKLDDLTILLSRFERGYMMTITSIGIDNLFLVIFEKLSPMLADWRFLIDHSQLESQSFLDLQMLCVQENKRRKDMRELIVTSDAIKAGILKFAKYATGEIVIPSDMVDLEELQVVKIDRHLKFALSTDNNKYMISIYDLMKLLSVKQFCTILLLDNTVTDSAAREITSHPQHYISLVKANTCRLVVIRQCEPAKYLNTKANVMLDLGDVCSKLSPNGNQVNTHWR; translated from the exons ATGGGCGATGAAAGTGAATTAGGAGATAAGATTGGAACATTTATACTTCCACTTCTCAAAAATATTGAAGAAAGTTTCGATTTTATGATCAGCAAAAGTCGGTTGAAGATTATACTATCTGGTTTTCCAAATGCAGACCTTCTATGTATTCTGCTTGATTCAGGATACTTGAAAATCACAAACGTAGACGAGAGGAAAAATGTTTTGCAAGAATTGCGAGAAACGGTGTGGGAGTGGTATGCAGATAAAGTCTCAATAGTCTTGTTCAAAAGTGGTGATATGTGCTCAATTGATGGCTACGGCATTATTCAGTGTATCGTAGATAATGACCCAAAGATTGATGAAGAATACTGTCATAGGGTGGATGAATTACTATTGGAAGGTGGATCAAAACTTTTTTtatgtttaagaaaattggaTGACTTGA CGATATTATTGTCCCGATTTGAACGTGGATACATGATGACAATTACGTCGATTGGGATTGATAACCTATTTCTGGTGATATTCGAGAAGCTTTCTCCTATGCTTGCTGACTGGAGATTTCTAATTGATCATAGTCAATTGGAGTCTCAATCTTTCTTG GATCTACAAATGTTGTGCGTTCAGGAAAATAAAAGACGAAAGGATATGAGAGAATTAATCGTTACCTCAGACGCAATTAAGGCTGGAATTCTCAAGTTCGCCAAATATGCTACTGGTGAAATAGTTATTCCATCAGACATGGTTGATTTGGAGGAATTGCAAGTTGTGAAAATTGATCGCCATTTGAAGTTCGCTTTAAGCACTGACAACAATAAGTATATGATTTCAATATATGATTTGATGAAGCTTTTATCAGTGAAACAGTTTTGTACAATCCTCCTTCTAGATAAT ACTGTAACTGATTCAGCTGCCCGGGAAATCACGAGTCATCCACAACATTACATCTCTCTTGTGAAAGCTAATACATGTCGGCTTGTTGTG ATAAGGCAATGTGAACCTGCAAAATACCTGAACACTAAAGCCAATGTCATG CTTGATTTGGGTGACGTTTGCAGTAAACTATCTCCAAACGGCAACCAGGTCAACACACACTG GAGATAG
- the LOC110777763 gene encoding uncharacterized protein isoform X3, which translates to MGDESELGDKIGTFILPLLKNIEESFDFMISKSRLKIILSGFPNADLLCILLDSGYLKITNVDERKNVLQELRETVWEWYADKVSIVLFKSGDMCSIDGYGIIQCIVDNDPKIDEEYCHRVDELLLEGGSKLFLCLRKLDDLTILLSRFERGYMMTITSIGIDNLFLVIFEKLSPMLADWRFLIDHSQLESQSFLDLQMLCVQENKRRKDMRELIVTSDAIKAGILKFAKYATGEIVIPSDMVDLEELQVVKIDRHLKFALSTDNNKYMISIYDLMKLLSVKQFCTILLLDNTVTDSAAREITSHPQHYISLVKANTCRLVVIRQCEPAKYLNTKANVMLDLGDVCSKLSPNGNQVNTH; encoded by the exons ATGGGCGATGAAAGTGAATTAGGAGATAAGATTGGAACATTTATACTTCCACTTCTCAAAAATATTGAAGAAAGTTTCGATTTTATGATCAGCAAAAGTCGGTTGAAGATTATACTATCTGGTTTTCCAAATGCAGACCTTCTATGTATTCTGCTTGATTCAGGATACTTGAAAATCACAAACGTAGACGAGAGGAAAAATGTTTTGCAAGAATTGCGAGAAACGGTGTGGGAGTGGTATGCAGATAAAGTCTCAATAGTCTTGTTCAAAAGTGGTGATATGTGCTCAATTGATGGCTACGGCATTATTCAGTGTATCGTAGATAATGACCCAAAGATTGATGAAGAATACTGTCATAGGGTGGATGAATTACTATTGGAAGGTGGATCAAAACTTTTTTtatgtttaagaaaattggaTGACTTGA CGATATTATTGTCCCGATTTGAACGTGGATACATGATGACAATTACGTCGATTGGGATTGATAACCTATTTCTGGTGATATTCGAGAAGCTTTCTCCTATGCTTGCTGACTGGAGATTTCTAATTGATCATAGTCAATTGGAGTCTCAATCTTTCTTG GATCTACAAATGTTGTGCGTTCAGGAAAATAAAAGACGAAAGGATATGAGAGAATTAATCGTTACCTCAGACGCAATTAAGGCTGGAATTCTCAAGTTCGCCAAATATGCTACTGGTGAAATAGTTATTCCATCAGACATGGTTGATTTGGAGGAATTGCAAGTTGTGAAAATTGATCGCCATTTGAAGTTCGCTTTAAGCACTGACAACAATAAGTATATGATTTCAATATATGATTTGATGAAGCTTTTATCAGTGAAACAGTTTTGTACAATCCTCCTTCTAGATAAT ACTGTAACTGATTCAGCTGCCCGGGAAATCACGAGTCATCCACAACATTACATCTCTCTTGTGAAAGCTAATACATGTCGGCTTGTTGTG ATAAGGCAATGTGAACCTGCAAAATACCTGAACACTAAAGCCAATGTCATG CTTGATTTGGGTGACGTTTGCAGTAAACTATCTCCAAACGGCAACCAGGTCAACACACACTG A